A portion of the Lolium rigidum isolate FL_2022 chromosome 1, APGP_CSIRO_Lrig_0.1, whole genome shotgun sequence genome contains these proteins:
- the LOC124694910 gene encoding serine--glyoxylate aminotransferase-like, whose product MADYVYGPGRTHLFVPGPVNIPDPVIRAMSRNNEDYRSPAIPALTKTLLEDVKQIFKTTTGVPFMFPTTGTGAWESALTNTLSPGDRIVSFSLGQFSLLWIDQQQRLGFSVDVVESDWGYGADLAALETKLRTDSSHTIKAICIVHNETATGVTNDLHAVRKLLDAYRHPALLLVDGVSSICALDFRMDEWGVDVALTGSQKALSLPTGLGIVCASPKALEASKTAKSVRVFFDWKDYLKFYKMGTYWPYTPSIQLLYGLRAGLDLIFEEGLENVIKRHARLGAATRLAVEAWGLKNCTQKEENFSDTVTAVVVPAYIDSAEIVKHAWKRYNLSLGLGLNKVAGKVFRIGHLGNLNELQLLGCLSGVEMVLKDIGYPVKLGSGVAAAAAYLSNSTPLIPSRI is encoded by the exons ATGGCCGACTACGTGTATGGGCCAGGGCGGACCCACCTGTTCGTCCCCGGGCCGGTGAACATCCCGGACCCGGTGATCCGCGCCATGAGCCGGAACAACGAGGACTACCGCTCGCCGGCCATCCCCGCCCTGACCAAGACACTGCTGGAGGACGTGAAACAGATCTTCAAGACGACCACCGGCGTCCCCTTCATGTTCCCCACCACCGGCACCGGAGCCTGGGAGAGCGCGCTCACCAACACGCTCTCCCCGGGCGACCGGATCGTGTCCTTCTCGCTGGGGCAGTTCAGCCTGCTGTGGATCGACCAGCAGCAGCGCCTGGGCTTCAGCGTGGACGTGGTGGAGTCCGACTGGGGCTACGGCGCCGACCTCGCCGCGCTGGAGACGAAGCTCCGCACCGACTCCAGCCACACCATCAAGGCCATCTGCATCGTCCACAACGAGACGGCCACCGGCGTGACCAACGACCTCCACGCCGTGCGCAAGCTCCTGGACGCGTACCGGCACCCGGCGCTGCTGCTGGTGGACGGGGTGTCGTCCATCTGCGCGCTGGACTTCCGCATGGACGAGTGGGGCGTGGACGTGGCGCTCACGGGGTCGCAGAAGGCGCTGTCGCTGCCCACGGGGCTGGGCATCGTCTGCGCCAGCCCCAAGGCGCTGGAGGCCAGCAAGACGGCCAAGTCGGTGCGCGTCTTCTTCGACTGGAAGGACTACCTCAAGTTCTACAAGATGGGCACCTACTGGCCATACACGCCCTCCATCCAGCTCCTCTACGGCCTCCGCGCCGGGCTCGACCTCATCTTCGAGGAGGGGCTCGAGAACGTCATCAAGAGGCACGCACGCCTCGGCGCAGCAACAAG GTTGGCCGTGGAGGCGTGGGGGCTCAAGAACTGCACCCAGAAGGAGGAGAACTTCagcgacaccgtcaccgccgtcgtCGTGCCGGCGTACATCGACAGCGCCGAGATCGTCAAGCACGCATGGAAGAGGTACAACCTCAGCCTCGGTCTCGGGCTCAACAAGGTCGCCGGAAAGGTCTTCAGGATTGGACACCTCGGCAACCTCAACGAG CTGCAACTGCTGGGCTGCCTCAGCGGGGTGGAGATGGTGCTCAAGGACATCGGGTACCCGGTGAAGCTCGGCAGCGGTGTGGCGGCCGCCGCGGCGTACCTCTCGAATTCCACGCCGCTCATCCCATCCAGGATCTGA